Part of the Vibrio ishigakensis genome, CACTGCAAGAGCGTCTGTATAGCTTTGAGTTCCCAGAGTACCCTGGTGCGCTATTGAAGTTCTTGAGTACGTTAGGCACGCGCTGGAACATCAGCTTGTTCAACTACCGCAACCACGGTGCTGATTATGGTCGAGTATTATGTGGTTTTGAGCTTCCAGAGGAAGACCTAGAGCGCTTCACACGTCACCTAGGCGAGTTAGGTTATGGCTATCGCGATGAGTCGGATAACCTCTCCTATCAGTTCTTCTTAAGCTAAACGCCAAGCATAAAAAAGGTCTAGCAATTGCTAGACCTTTTTCTTATCTATCGAGAGTTACTTAGATGCTTTTACCGCGTCTAGTTCTCCCTCTTGCTCACCTGAAGTCTGTGACTTCTTATTGAACTTGTTTTCCCAGTAGGTAGCACCCTTGATGCCAAGAGCCACTGGGTTAAAGGTATAGTCCTTAACGCCTTGAGCTTTTTGCTGCTCGTAGTCTTTCAGCGCCTTGATTGCTGGCTTAGACAGGAAGAACACAATCAGAATACCAACGATGTTCAGCCACGCCATCAGGCCAACGCCCACATCACCCATAGCCCAAGCTAGGTTAGCTGTCTTGATCGTGCCGTAGAATACCGCTGAGATAAGAACCAGCTTAAGCAGGAACATCAGCCCAGGAACCTTAACTGTGCGACGGATGTACGCGATGTTGGTTTCTGCGATGTAGTAGTAAGCCAAGATGGTAGTAAAGGCGAAGAAGAATAGCGCTACTGCTATAAACGGCTTGCCGATACCCGGTAGTGCGCTCTCGATTGCCATCTGAGTGAACACAGGACCGTTAGCACCGATATCAGAAGCAAGGTTCTGAATGATGAACGCCTCACCTGCACCGTGTACGTTGTACATGCCGGTGATAAGGATCATAAACGCTGTTGCAGAACAAACTAGCAGGGTATCGATGTAGATAGAGAATGACTGAACCAGACCTTGCTGAGCTGGGTGCTGTACGTTTGCCGCTGCTGCTGCGTGAGGACCGGTACCTTGACCCGCTTCGTTGGAATAAACACCACGCTTAACACCCCAACCGATAGCAGCACCAAAGCCAGCCATAGGCGTAAATGCATCACCGATGATCATCGAGAAGATACGAGGTACTTCACTGATGTTCAGTAGAATGATCACAAACGCGGTAATGATGTACGCCAGCGCCATAAAAGGAACCACGATCTGCGTGAAGTTCGCGATACGCTTAACGCCACCAAAGATTATGAAAGCAAGAACCACAGAAACCAGAGTACCAGTGAACACCTTAGCTGCGCTGAAGCTACCCATAGCGGTATTGATCATATCACCACTGCCGAAAGCCGCTTCTACCGCGTTACCAATACTGTTCGATTGAACACCCGGAAGTAGCACACCACAAGCAAAGATAGTCGCGATAGCAAAGATCCACGCATACCACTTCTGACCCATAGCTTTCTCGATGTAGTAAGCTGGACCACCGCGGAATTCACCTTCATCTTCCTCTTTGTAGATCTGCGCAAGAGTCGATTCTGCGTACGCAGTTGCCGCGCCAAAGAAGGCTACAACCCACATCCAGAATACCGCGCCAGGGCCACCAAAACCGATCGCCGCTGCAACACCAGCGATGTTACCTGTACCTACACGACCAGAAAGAGAAACCGCTAGGGCTTGGAAAGAAGAGATGCCCTTTTCTGAGCCTTTGCCAGAAAGAAGCAGGCGCCACATCTCAAAGAAATGACGAATTTGAACAAAACGAGTGATGATGGAATAGAAAAGACCTGCGCCCAAACACAAGTAGATCAGGGCTGGGCTCCAGATGATTCCATTCAAGAAATCAACCAATGACTGCATAAAAAATATCCCTATTGAATGAGTATTGGCACGGAATGATACACAGCAGTAAGTAGATTGTTAAATAAAAAATACTCACAAAACATTAACAATCCTTATTTTTAGGTATAAATCCCGTATTTGACCCTGATTATTAACTATTCCATCCGGTAAACAGCTTGTTTACCTCTATAAAGCCTCGCATAATTATTTCTGTATCCATTGACGATGAAGCCGCTCTGAGTCCCCCAAATACTCCACCATCCAATCGATGAGTTTATTGTTATTCTGCTCACGCCAAACCATGCAGCACTCGCTAGCAGGTGACTCCATATCAAGCTCTTTAATAACCATCTCTCCTGTGAGTATCTGCTGGGCAGCGATGTGATCAGGCAGAAAACCTACACCTATCCCCTGCTTTACACAGCGAACCGCAGTGTGCCAATTGGGAACTAAAAGCCTACGTTGATGGCCGATAACAGGATGATAGCGCTTAGGCAGTTCTCTGGATGTGTCATCGAGACTTATGCTGGGATATTTCATTATGTCTTCGACAGAGAGGGCTTCTAATTCTGCCAAGGGATGGTCATAAGCACACACAAACACCCACTTTAGCTTGCCCATAGGTTTGAGCTTGTAATCACCTCCTACCGGGACAGCAGAGGTAGCACCTAGCACGATATCGGCTCGATTTTGCGAGATGGCCTCCCACGCACCATTGAATACTTCCATGTTGATCTGAAGCTCTGCAAATTCAAACTCGGCATAGAAGTCATTGATGAGATGCTGTAACTGATCCAACTTAACTACATTATCTAAGGTCAGCTTTAGGGTGTTTTGCCAGCCTTGAGCTGCACGTTTAGCCTGGGATTTGGCTTCAGCCAATTGTCGTAGCATGGTCCTCACCTGCTCTAGGAACAGCTCGCCTGCCGGTGTCAGCTCAACCCTTCTAGGCAAGCGACGAAACAGCACCACATCTAGATCTTGCTCTATTTGGCGCACCGTATAACTGACTGAGGATGGCACCTTGTGTAGGTAGTCAGCCGCAGCGGAAAAACTGCCCATACGAGCAACAACATCGAGTAATTCAAAGTTCTTTTCAGAGAGCATAGCTTTCAAAATTTTTGATAGATAACAGGTAATTTTAGCGCTTAATTTGTTCACAAAGCCAACTTAGAATCCCTTTCGTTGTCTCAATTAACCTAAATAACCCTATGTCAGTCACTAAATCACAACTCGCTTATCTAGCTCTGCTCTCTATGCTTGGCTTTATCGCTACCGATATGTATCTACCTGCGTTCCAAACCCTGCAAGCAGACTTTGGTACCGGCCCTGAACCTATTGCACTCTCACTGAGTATTTTTTTGGTAGGTCTAGCTGTGGGTCAGCTCGCTTGGGGAGTCATCTCAGACAAATACGGTTTAAGAAATTCACTGGCTCTGGGTCTGATTGTATTCAGCATCGCCTCTGTAGGTATCGCTCTTAGCTTTACCATTTCTCAACTTCTTGTATTCCGTTTTATTCAGGCGATCGGTGTATGTGCACCTACGGTGATCTGGCAAGCTATGGTGATCAATCGTTACAATCCTGCGGATCGTCAGCGCGTATTCGCCTCGATCATGCCTTTGGTTGCCCTATCACCAGCTCTAGCACCTCAACTTGGTGTGGTACTTAACACCACCCTAGGCTGGGAAAGTATCTTTGCTGTGTTGGCGATTGTTGGTGTAGGGCTTGTCTATATCACCATGAAACTGCCTCATGACAAGCCAAAAGCTGTACAAACAGGCTTAAAGAAAGACCTATCTAGTCTATTTAAGAACCGCACCTTTATCGGCAATGTGATCATCTACTCGGTAACCTCTGCTGCCTTCTTTGCCTACCTCACCGGTATGCCAGAGATCATGACTCAGCTGGGTTACTCAGCTAAAGACATCGGTATGAGTTTCATCCCTCAGACTATTGCGTTTATGGTGGGTGGTTTTGTCGGCAAGAAAGCCGTTGAAAAGCTAGGTGATGGAAAAGTACTGGGTGCGACACTGAGTTTATTTACCCTAGCAGTTATCGCAGTGTTTATCGCAACCCAGAATGAATTGACCTCTATCTGGCCTGTTCTACTGCCGTTCTGCTTTGTAGCTGTGGCTAATGGTGCTCTTTATCCTATAGTGGTAAACCGCGCCCTCTCTAGCGCACAAAACAGCCCAGCAACCGCTGCGGGTCTGCAAAACAGTATTCAGATCTGTGTAAGTAGTTTGGCCAGCACGCTGGTGGCGGTATTTACTCAGTCAGCATTGGTCGCAACAGGATGGGTCATAATCACTTGTATCGGCGGTATCGCTATTGGGCTGATGCTAACTCGCCAATCTAAGCCACAACCACTGCCTGCCGTTTAAAATCTCAAACCCAAGCAGTTTTATCTATCCAATACGATAGTGTTTTTGAAACTGCTTGGGAGTTATCCCTCGGTTACGCTTGAACATTCTCTCAAAGCTCTGTTCATTGGAATAACCAAGCCTAGGTGCTATCTCAGCACCTGACATTCCCTCTTTTAGGTACTCTACAGCTAGATTACTCAGCACATAATCTGTCAGCGTAGAAAAATTCAAGGAGTGGTGCTGAAGCACACGATAGAGTTGCTGTTCCGAGATATCTAACAGATAAGCCACTTTTGATACCTTAGGGAGTCCAAAGTGCCTCGCATAGTTGATCACCTCATAGATAACCTTAAGCTCATCCTCTGGATCCGGCATGTTGAGTAGCTCTTCCAAATCAAAGGTACTCATGGCCAATTTCGCCTTGAAGTCACTCGCTACCTGATAACTAGTGAATCTGTAATTTGCATTGATCCAGAATTCGATACAGGGCTGATTCCACTCGATTTCACAACCAAAGTAAGACTCGTACTTCTGACTATTTACCATCTGACCAGGAAGGCGAAGCTTAACCGGAGCAAAGGACTTACCCAGACAAAAGGTCAGCACCTTGTGCATCAAGATTGCCATACGGATGCTTTCATGGACTATGGTGCTAGGGCCGAAGTTTTTTGAGGTGTAGGTCCATTTAATAAATGACCTCGTCTTCTTGCCAGAAAAAAACGCACCAGATTGCAAACATCCCAAACCAAAACTTAGCCTTCGAATAATCAAGGCCAAGTCATTGCAAGAGAAAATCCACCTACCCAACAACCCCATTTTTGATAACTCAATGTCAGTGCAAGCAGACAAAACAATGTCTGGATCCTTTGACTGCTCAATCAAACGTTCAAACCAGCGATCCATCTCTTTCGCAGGAATCAATGTCATCGGATTGTCGAATACCGTCAGAGGTATACCGAGCTCCTCTACCCTAATCCCCATTATCTTCAGGTTAGGCAACATGTACTGAACGCTGAGGGTGCGCATAAATCGATTTTCTTTCATGACAGATTTCTTCGAAATAGGCTTAGTTTTGATAAAAACTGTCATAAACAGTCACTAAGTGCAAATCAAATCCACAATGACCTCCCCATCCATAGAAGATTGAAAACAATGAGCTTAATTAATGTTCCTTTTGTTGGCACCGGAGTAGATACGGCGCTACATGTTGTTTCTACTTTAGTTCTAGTAGGCTCCATCTCGGCTGCTGTTTATGGTTTCTGGAAGCTACACGAGATTCCTATCCACAAAGCACACTCTAGTGGTCATCATCAGATTGGACTCATCACAATACTGACCTGGATAGGCTTTATCTGGCATTGGGTATGGGTACTCGCGATCATTATTGCCTTTGTCGATCTGGAGCAAAGCGTGATTCGTCTTAGAGAAATCTGGAAGGGTAATTCCTCTGCAGAGTCTAAGGAGGAGTCATGTTAGAAGGACTAGCCGTCTGGGCACTGTTTATTTATCTACTGCGATTGGTGGGTATGCCTTGGAATGCGGCGACTAAAAGCTTTGCCTACCTCGGTGGTGGAGCTTGGCTGATGTTTGTATGGGTCGGCTTGATTAACTATACACCCATGGATATTTCTGGAGGCTCAGTAGTTCAGTCACCTCATATACAGCTCCGCCCAGCTTCAGCCGGCATCAATGGCAAGGTTGAGCATATCTATATCGAGCCTAACCAAGATATCACTCAGGGACAGCTCATCTATGAGCTTGAAAAGACCCCGTATGAAATCGCTTTAGACAAAGCTAAGACCTCAAAGAAAAACGCTGAAATAGCGGTTGAGAAAGCTAATGACGAGATCGCGATTGCAGAGGCTACTCATGCCACCTTGGAAATGCAGATGAAGGTTGCATACAGCGAGTTAACCGCAGCGCAAGTGGACTATGAGCTTGAAACCAAAACCCTACACAGATTTGTGACGCAAAATCGTGTTGTTAAGAACTCAATATCTCAAAGTGATATAGACAAACAAACTAGCTTAGTAGAACTCTCTAAACAGAAGATAGTCACCATACAAGCGGATATCGCTACCCAAGAGGTTGAGGTACAGAAAGCGTATCTTGAGATTGGTCAGGCTGAGCTCAATTATCAATCTAAACAGAGTGAACTGCTGGCTGCGGAAGGAGATATTAAACAGGCACAGTGGAACCTAGATGCAACCAAAGTACATGCTCCAGCGGATGGCTTTGTCACCAACTTTATCCTGCGTGAGGGCCAGCTTGTCTCTTTGGCGCCAAGGATACAAATGTACACAGACGAAAAGTATGTGCTGATGAGGGTCAACCACCAGGCTATCCGAAATGTTAAGAAAGGTATGACTGCAGAATTTGCATCAGCAGTATATCCAGGAAAGATCTTCTCTGCAGAGGTGGAAGGCATCGTCGAAGCGACTGGAGAATCCCAAGGTAACCTGTTTGGGGTCGACCAAAGCGTACGCTCGGTGACTGGCCAAAACGTAATGAACAAGCATCACTTTGTTAGGCTCAGGATAGAAGAGCCTGAGGGCTACGATATCCCGGTCGGCTCAGTAGGACTCGCTTGGGTCAGTGGTGAAAAGCCGAATTCTTTCCTAAATTTCTTGGACGTGATTCGTGGCATTATCATCCGTATGAAATCTCAGTTGTATTTCTTCTACTCTGTCTAAAATAAAAAAGGAGCGATCAAGTCGCTCCTTTTTTCAGTTCTATAGGCTAGTTAGGCCCCATTTCTTGGCAGTCTCATCGAAGAAACCTTGAGTCTTCTTCAGCTCAACCCAGTGGTTTACGTAGTTGATCCATACTTGGTCATTTTGTGGAAGCAACATAGAGATAGGGGTTGGGTTACGCGGCTCTTTTACCGGCACAACCGCTAGCTGTTTAAACTTCTCCACCAGCGTTGCAGCCTCTACGTTTGAGGTTACCGATACATTAGCACGACGTGCTAGGATTTCCTGAAAATCACGCGCTGGCGCTTCGATAACGATGTGCTGAGCCTCTGGGAAGAACTCCTTCACCATCTTTTCTTGTACTGTACCTAGAGTGGCTGCCACTTTGATATCAGGCTTGTTGAAATCAGCCCAATCCGAGTATTTGTCTACATCTTTCTTAGGAACTACTGGAACAAACGCTAGATAGAAATACGGCTGGCTATAGCCTGCAACCTTAGCGCGAGACATATTCAGGGATGCAGAACCTGTGATGTCGTACTTACCAGCAGTAATACCATTTACCAGTGTCTTCCAGTCGGTCGCAACGTACTCAACCTTAACACCTAGGTCTTTTGCAAGCTCAGTAGTCACATCGATATCGAAACCGCGATAGCTGTTGCTAGCAGGGTCTTTCATCGTCATTGGGTTCCAATCACCCGTAGTACCAACCTTAAGTACACCCGAGTTTAAGATCTGTTGTAGTCGGCTGGTTTCAGCCATAGCTTGAGAGAGGGAAAGCAGAGAAAGGCCCAAGGCCAAAATAAACTTCTTCATCATAAATCCTTTTAAAAGCGGTAACGTTTATTCCAATGTATTGTTACCATACCTATTCTATATGAAAAATTGTGCTTAAGGATGGGCATATTGTGAAATTAAATACTCTGA contains:
- a CDS encoding alanine/glycine:cation symporter family protein, producing the protein MQSLVDFLNGIIWSPALIYLCLGAGLFYSIITRFVQIRHFFEMWRLLLSGKGSEKGISSFQALAVSLSGRVGTGNIAGVAAAIGFGGPGAVFWMWVVAFFGAATAYAESTLAQIYKEEDEGEFRGGPAYYIEKAMGQKWYAWIFAIATIFACGVLLPGVQSNSIGNAVEAAFGSGDMINTAMGSFSAAKVFTGTLVSVVLAFIIFGGVKRIANFTQIVVPFMALAYIITAFVIILLNISEVPRIFSMIIGDAFTPMAGFGAAIGWGVKRGVYSNEAGQGTGPHAAAAANVQHPAQQGLVQSFSIYIDTLLVCSATAFMILITGMYNVHGAGEAFIIQNLASDIGANGPVFTQMAIESALPGIGKPFIAVALFFFAFTTILAYYYIAETNIAYIRRTVKVPGLMFLLKLVLISAVFYGTIKTANLAWAMGDVGVGLMAWLNIVGILIVFFLSKPAIKALKDYEQQKAQGVKDYTFNPVALGIKGATYWENKFNKKSQTSGEQEGELDAVKASK
- the punR gene encoding DNA-binding transcriptional activator PunR is translated as MLSEKNFELLDVVARMGSFSAAADYLHKVPSSVSYTVRQIEQDLDVVLFRRLPRRVELTPAGELFLEQVRTMLRQLAEAKSQAKRAAQGWQNTLKLTLDNVVKLDQLQHLINDFYAEFEFAELQINMEVFNGAWEAISQNRADIVLGATSAVPVGGDYKLKPMGKLKWVFVCAYDHPLAELEALSVEDIMKYPSISLDDTSRELPKRYHPVIGHQRRLLVPNWHTAVRCVKQGIGVGFLPDHIAAQQILTGEMVIKELDMESPASECCMVWREQNNNKLIDWMVEYLGDSERLHRQWIQK
- the punC gene encoding purine nucleoside transporter PunC; its protein translation is MSVTKSQLAYLALLSMLGFIATDMYLPAFQTLQADFGTGPEPIALSLSIFLVGLAVGQLAWGVISDKYGLRNSLALGLIVFSIASVGIALSFTISQLLVFRFIQAIGVCAPTVIWQAMVINRYNPADRQRVFASIMPLVALSPALAPQLGVVLNTTLGWESIFAVLAIVGVGLVYITMKLPHDKPKAVQTGLKKDLSSLFKNRTFIGNVIIYSVTSAAFFAYLTGMPEIMTQLGYSAKDIGMSFIPQTIAFMVGGFVGKKAVEKLGDGKVLGATLSLFTLAVIAVFIATQNELTSIWPVLLPFCFVAVANGALYPIVVNRALSSAQNSPATAAGLQNSIQICVSSLASTLVAVFTQSALVATGWVIITCIGGIAIGLMLTRQSKPQPLPAV
- a CDS encoding AraC family transcriptional regulator — translated: MKENRFMRTLSVQYMLPNLKIMGIRVEELGIPLTVFDNPMTLIPAKEMDRWFERLIEQSKDPDIVLSACTDIELSKMGLLGRWIFSCNDLALIIRRLSFGLGCLQSGAFFSGKKTRSFIKWTYTSKNFGPSTIVHESIRMAILMHKVLTFCLGKSFAPVKLRLPGQMVNSQKYESYFGCEIEWNQPCIEFWINANYRFTSYQVASDFKAKLAMSTFDLEELLNMPDPEDELKVIYEVINYARHFGLPKVSKVAYLLDISEQQLYRVLQHHSLNFSTLTDYVLSNLAVEYLKEGMSGAEIAPRLGYSNEQSFERMFKRNRGITPKQFQKHYRIG
- a CDS encoding MFS transporter, producing MSLINVPFVGTGVDTALHVVSTLVLVGSISAAVYGFWKLHEIPIHKAHSSGHHQIGLITILTWIGFIWHWVWVLAIIIAFVDLEQSVIRLREIWKGNSSAESKEESC
- a CDS encoding HlyD family secretion protein — encoded protein: MLEGLAVWALFIYLLRLVGMPWNAATKSFAYLGGGAWLMFVWVGLINYTPMDISGGSVVQSPHIQLRPASAGINGKVEHIYIEPNQDITQGQLIYELEKTPYEIALDKAKTSKKNAEIAVEKANDEIAIAEATHATLEMQMKVAYSELTAAQVDYELETKTLHRFVTQNRVVKNSISQSDIDKQTSLVELSKQKIVTIQADIATQEVEVQKAYLEIGQAELNYQSKQSELLAAEGDIKQAQWNLDATKVHAPADGFVTNFILREGQLVSLAPRIQMYTDEKYVLMRVNHQAIRNVKKGMTAEFASAVYPGKIFSAEVEGIVEATGESQGNLFGVDQSVRSVTGQNVMNKHHFVRLRIEEPEGYDIPVGSVGLAWVSGEKPNSFLNFLDVIRGIIIRMKSQLYFFYSV
- a CDS encoding transporter substrate-binding domain-containing protein; protein product: MKKFILALGLSLLSLSQAMAETSRLQQILNSGVLKVGTTGDWNPMTMKDPASNSYRGFDIDVTTELAKDLGVKVEYVATDWKTLVNGITAGKYDITGSASLNMSRAKVAGYSQPYFYLAFVPVVPKKDVDKYSDWADFNKPDIKVAATLGTVQEKMVKEFFPEAQHIVIEAPARDFQEILARRANVSVTSNVEAATLVEKFKQLAVVPVKEPRNPTPISMLLPQNDQVWINYVNHWVELKKTQGFFDETAKKWGLTSL